From Solanum lycopersicum chromosome 8, SLM_r2.1, the proteins below share one genomic window:
- the LOC101253107 gene encoding IQ domain-containing protein produces MGKKGSWFSAIKRVFTPSSKEKLPNESEKKGAKEKKNRGKLKHGETKSFIPLFREPSSIEKILGEVDEEMLLSPRFTLPAGAVSPRISSYRFATPTATSPRVASPKASSRRVTSPKAPSQRVTSPRAISPKAHPPRVPSPNVSRNRKEISYAYRPEPTLRALNLSATKIQAAYRGYMARRSFRALRGLVRLQGVVRSSNVKKQTANAMKQMQLLVRVQTQIQSRRIQMLENQALQHQAYKNDKDVESTISKWTQLCEAGNNDNWDDSLLTKEEVEGRLRKKVEAVIKRERAMAYAYSHRLWKNDPKSGLDMGANGFPWWWNWLERQLPSRNANKTPSAMKDIKLTPPRAISEHKPSPTPLNNVTFRRILSDYDNNESSVTPMSTKSAIPMRGKQMHTPIRTPPMNNSSLKKYSRGRASASNYPFDLPLKDDDSLTSCPPFSVPHYMSQTASATAKAKARANSNPKERNPEKQSNDTKKRFSFPLTPNIWSSKWSKGSGKDSASRKEVDKHESMADHISVDSTVSMPAVVGGRRPFNRFV; encoded by the exons ATGGGGAAAAAAGGCAGTTGGTTTTCTGCCATCAAAAGGGTGTTTACACCTAGCTCAAAAGAGAAATTACCTAAT GAATCAGAGAAGAAAGGCGCTAAGGAAAAGAAGAATCGCGGAAAACTGAAGCATGGAGAGACTAAATCATTTATCCCTCTCTTTAGAGAGCCAAGTAGTATTGAGAAAATACTTGGAGAAGTAGATGAAGAAATGCTACTTTCTCCAAGATTTACTTTACCCGCGGGAGCTGTCTCTCCTCGGATCTCTTCTTATAGGTTTGCCACTCCTACCGCTACGTCTCCAAGAGTTGCCTCTCCTAAGGCTTCCTCTCGCCGCGTTACTTCACCTAAGGCTCCTTCACAAAGGGTTACTTCTCCAAGAGCTATATCTCCTAAGGCTCATCCTCCAAGGGTACCTTCTCCTAATGTTAGTCGTAACCGCAAAGAAATCAGCTATGCTTATAGACCAGAACCAACTTTGAGAGCTCTCAATCTTTCAGCAACAAAAATACAGGCAGCCTACAGAGGTTACATG GCAAGGAGGAGTTTCAGAGCTTTGAGGGGTTTAGTAAGGCTTCAAGGAGTTGTGAGAAGTAGTAATGTAAAAAAGCAAACAGCAAATGCCATGAAACAGATGCAACTTCTTGTTAGAGTCCAAACTCAAATTCAGTCGAGGAGGATCCAAATGTTGGAAAACCAAGCACTTCAACACCAAGCATACAAAAACGACAAGGATGTCGAGAGCACCATCAGTAAATGGACTCAACTG TGTGAGGCAGGTAACAATGATAATTGGGATGATAGTTTGCTGACTAAAGAAGAAGTAGAAGGAAGGCTGAGGAAAAAAGTGGAAGCAGTCATCAAAAGGGAGAGAGCAATGGCATATGCATATTCTCACCGG CTATGGAAAAATGATCCAAAATCGGGTTTGGATATGGGAGCTAACGGTTTTCCATGGTGGTGGAATTGGTTAGAACGTCAACTACCTTCAAGAAACGCCAACAAAACTCCATCTGCTATGAAAGATATCAAACTAACACCACCAAGGGCAATCTCAGAGCACAAACCAAGTCCAACGCCTCTAAACAACGTTACTTTCAGACGTATACTCTCAGATTATGACAACAATGAATCATCAGTTACACCAATGTCAACCAAGTCAGCAATTCCAATGAGGGGAAAACAGATGCATACACCAATTAGAACACCACCAATGAACAACTCAAGTCTAAAGAAGTACTCGAGAGGTCGAGCTAGTGCTTCTAACTACCCTTTTGATCTTCCATTAAAAGACGATGATAGCCTCACGAGCTGTCCACCGTTTTCAGTACCACATTACATGTCACAAACAGCATCAGCTACAGCTAAAGCTAAAGCCAGAGCAAATAGCAATCCCAAGGAGAGAAATCCAGAAAAACAATCCAATGacacaaagaaaagattttcatttcctttgactCCAAATATATGGTCATCTAAGTGGAGTAAAGGGTCTGGAAAGGATTCTGCTTCACGAAAAGAAGTCGATAAACACGAGTCCATGGCTGATCATATAAGTGTGGATTCAACTGTTTCGATGCCCGCGGTTGTTGGTGGGAGAAGACCATTTAACAGATTTGTGTGA